Proteins co-encoded in one Halodesulfovibrio marinisediminis DSM 17456 genomic window:
- a CDS encoding sigma-54-dependent transcriptional regulator, which yields MNTPAILIIDDDPDVTYALSRAARHLGYEADAAATIHDALLKAAQKEFDAVFLDVQLPDGNGMDIITDIMNQPAHPELIIITGNGDPEAAELAISSGAWDYVEKGDSIHAIMDTLSNALEYRSDKLSSRKIRQIQALRRESIIGESTAITRCLEQVGKLADSDMNVLLSGETGTGKELFARALHNNSARSKGPFIVVDCAALPENLVESILFGHEKGSFTGALQDKEGLVLQANNGTLFLDEIGELPPSTQKTFLRVLQERTVRPLGSKKEIPCNFRLISATNRDLDAMQDEDTFRTDLAYRICAAKITLPPLRERHEDIPLLIDHYMTLFFKKNGLSSKAFNPSVLTTLEEYDWPGNIRELVNAVEFMVSTSRNESRIFIKHLPPSLRARLAKSRITPNESPKKGLPSNFTYEVSDEGLPTMQEHRNAVMEKAEHSYLTQLLNSTKGSIKQAVELSGLSQSRLYALLKKHRLK from the coding sequence ATGAATACACCAGCAATACTCATAATTGATGACGATCCTGACGTAACGTACGCACTCAGCCGTGCCGCACGCCATCTCGGGTACGAGGCTGACGCTGCCGCGACGATTCATGATGCCCTGTTAAAAGCAGCACAGAAAGAATTTGATGCTGTGTTTCTTGATGTCCAGCTTCCAGATGGGAACGGCATGGACATAATCACCGACATTATGAATCAACCGGCACATCCGGAACTCATCATCATAACTGGCAATGGTGACCCGGAAGCTGCAGAACTAGCTATTTCCAGCGGCGCTTGGGATTATGTTGAAAAAGGTGATTCTATCCATGCAATTATGGACACCCTTTCCAATGCACTGGAATACCGATCCGACAAACTTTCTTCCCGAAAAATACGTCAAATTCAGGCTCTGCGCAGGGAAAGCATTATTGGTGAAAGCACCGCCATTACCCGCTGTCTTGAACAGGTTGGAAAACTTGCAGACAGCGACATGAACGTACTGCTTTCCGGTGAAACAGGAACCGGTAAAGAACTTTTCGCACGCGCACTGCACAACAACAGCGCACGAAGCAAAGGTCCATTCATTGTAGTAGACTGTGCCGCTCTACCGGAGAATTTAGTAGAATCAATCCTCTTCGGACACGAGAAGGGCTCATTTACAGGAGCGTTACAAGACAAAGAAGGTCTCGTTCTGCAAGCCAACAACGGCACTCTCTTTCTCGACGAGATTGGCGAACTGCCACCTTCCACGCAAAAAACGTTCTTACGCGTTCTGCAAGAACGGACAGTGCGCCCGCTTGGTAGCAAAAAGGAAATCCCGTGCAACTTCCGCCTAATTTCCGCTACTAACCGCGACCTTGATGCCATGCAGGACGAAGACACCTTCCGAACCGATTTAGCATACCGTATCTGCGCTGCTAAAATTACGCTTCCTCCGTTGCGTGAACGTCACGAAGATATTCCATTACTTATCGACCACTACATGACGCTCTTCTTTAAAAAGAACGGGCTGTCCTCTAAAGCGTTCAACCCAAGCGTTCTAACCACACTGGAAGAATACGACTGGCCGGGAAACATCCGGGAACTCGTAAATGCCGTAGAATTTATGGTTTCAACATCCCGAAACGAATCACGTATTTTCATTAAGCATCTGCCGCCATCCCTACGTGCACGTCTTGCTAAAAGCAGGATAACTCCGAATGAATCTCCAAAAAAAGGGCTGCCTTCTAACTTTACGTACGAAGTAAGTGACGAAGGACTTCCTACCATGCAGGAACACAGAAATGCCGTCATGGAGAAAGCGGAGCACAGCTACCTTACTCAGCTGCTTAATTCCACCAAAGGCTCTATCAAACAGGCTGTGGAACTTTCCGGCTTATCTCAATCCCGCCTGTATGCGTTGCTGAAAAAACATCGTCTTAAGTAG
- a CDS encoding succinate dehydrogenase/fumarate reductase cytochrome b subunit, giving the protein MDASTLTLHVRKNGAGVGRLDVMQMLSGVLLILFLWAHLMLVSSVLISPKLMDAIAWFFETTYMAQVGGPLIGLLIFTHFLLAARKMPWRAQEANAFVKHSVMMHHKDTWLWLAQVVTALLILVMASIHMWVVLTDLPITAVKSAARIQSGYWLPFYLVLLPLAEVHVGIGFYRIGVKYGYITKANRKWYQRLENYMMGGFITIGLITLIRFSFLTV; this is encoded by the coding sequence ATGGATGCTAGTACGCTCACGCTACATGTAAGAAAAAACGGAGCCGGAGTTGGACGTCTTGACGTTATGCAAATGCTATCAGGCGTTCTGCTCATACTTTTTCTCTGGGCACATTTAATGCTCGTATCAAGTGTACTCATAAGCCCTAAGCTTATGGATGCCATTGCCTGGTTCTTTGAAACCACCTACATGGCTCAGGTTGGGGGGCCGCTGATCGGCCTGCTTATTTTTACACATTTCCTTCTCGCTGCACGCAAAATGCCTTGGCGCGCTCAAGAAGCAAATGCTTTCGTAAAACATAGCGTGATGATGCACCACAAAGACACCTGGCTCTGGCTTGCTCAGGTTGTCACCGCGCTTCTCATTCTCGTTATGGCCTCCATCCACATGTGGGTTGTCCTTACAGACCTCCCTATTACCGCAGTAAAAAGTGCTGCTCGCATTCAGAGTGGATACTGGCTTCCATTCTATCTTGTTCTTCTTCCTCTTGCCGAAGTTCATGTTGGCATTGGCTTCTATCGTATTGGCGTTAAGTACGGATACATCACCAAAGCAAACCGTAAATGGTATCAGCGTCTTGAAAATTACATGATGGGCGGCTTTATCACCATCGGTCTTATTACGCTTATCCGCTTTTCCTTCCTTACGGTTTAA
- a CDS encoding fumarate hydratase — protein sequence MKVIKAKQIHDAVVDLVLKAARYLPEDVKTAIRVARNNETSDSAKEILGQLLENADLAKESGLPLCQDTGLGVFYVEIGDEVQVEGNITEIINNAMIDGYDKGLLRKSSCHPLTRKNTMDNSPAIIHFTHVAGDKLTIKHMAKGGGSENMSRCTMLTPAQGWEGIKEFIVRRMAEAGPNPCPPTIVGVGIGGTFDLAPALAKEALFRPLSAENPDPELAAMEKELLDEINQLGIGPMGLGGKTTCLGVKIAMRPCHIASLPLAVNVQCHSSRIKEVTL from the coding sequence ATGAAAGTCATTAAGGCTAAACAGATTCATGACGCTGTTGTCGATCTGGTGTTAAAGGCTGCACGCTATCTTCCGGAAGACGTAAAAACCGCCATCCGTGTTGCACGTAACAACGAGACTTCTGATTCTGCAAAAGAAATCCTCGGTCAGCTGTTGGAAAACGCAGACCTTGCCAAGGAATCCGGTCTTCCTCTCTGTCAGGACACAGGATTAGGTGTTTTCTATGTTGAAATCGGTGACGAAGTCCAAGTTGAAGGCAATATTACCGAGATCATCAATAATGCAATGATCGACGGGTACGACAAAGGCTTGCTCCGAAAATCTTCCTGCCATCCGCTGACCCGTAAAAACACCATGGACAACAGCCCTGCTATTATCCACTTCACCCATGTTGCCGGAGACAAACTTACTATTAAACACATGGCAAAAGGCGGTGGTTCTGAAAACATGTCCCGCTGCACAATGCTCACTCCGGCTCAAGGTTGGGAAGGTATTAAAGAATTTATTGTCCGCCGCATGGCTGAAGCAGGCCCTAACCCTTGTCCTCCAACAATCGTAGGGGTCGGCATCGGCGGCACATTCGATCTGGCTCCGGCTCTTGCAAAAGAAGCACTGTTCCGTCCTCTTTCTGCGGAAAACCCTGATCCTGAATTAGCTGCTATGGAAAAAGAGCTGCTCGACGAAATCAACCAGCTTGGCATTGGCCCTATGGGGCTTGGCGGTAAGACCACATGCCTTGGCGTAAAAATCGCCATGCGTCCATGTCACATTGCCAGCCTACCACTAGCTGTAAATGTTCAGTGTCATTCTTCCAGAATTAAGGAGGTTACACTCTAA
- a CDS encoding fumarate reductase iron-sulfur subunit, protein MSRRLHIEVFRYNPLDPNSEPHMQSFYVNEYDSMTLFIALNIIRDEQDPTLQFDFCCRAGICGSCGMVINGRPGLACHTQTKDLPDHIVLHPLPVFKLIGDLSVDTGTWFRDAGARIEAWVHNDHEQFDPNAEEVRMENDLANEIFELDRCIECGCCVSACGTARMREDFLGATSIARVARFYLDPRDERNEENYYQVIGNDQGVFGCMGLLGCEDVCPKHIPLQDQLGIMRRMLAIHSVKGILPKRVLEKLQHKGCCHESH, encoded by the coding sequence ATGAGCCGTCGTCTACATATTGAAGTATTCAGATACAATCCGCTTGATCCTAATTCTGAACCGCACATGCAGTCATTCTATGTAAACGAATATGACTCCATGACATTGTTCATCGCATTGAACATCATCCGTGATGAACAAGACCCGACACTCCAGTTCGACTTCTGTTGTCGTGCCGGCATCTGCGGTTCCTGTGGCATGGTTATCAACGGCAGACCAGGGCTTGCTTGCCATACGCAAACAAAAGACCTGCCAGATCATATTGTTCTACATCCGCTGCCTGTCTTCAAACTTATCGGTGACCTTTCCGTTGATACAGGCACGTGGTTCCGTGATGCAGGTGCCCGAATCGAAGCATGGGTTCATAACGATCATGAACAGTTCGACCCGAATGCAGAAGAAGTTCGTATGGAAAACGATCTTGCCAACGAAATTTTCGAGCTTGATCGCTGTATCGAATGCGGCTGCTGTGTCTCTGCCTGCGGTACAGCCCGCATGCGTGAAGACTTCCTTGGCGCCACCTCTATTGCCCGCGTTGCCCGTTTCTACCTTGACCCTCGCGATGAGCGTAACGAAGAAAACTACTACCAAGTTATCGGTAACGATCAAGGCGTATTTGGTTGCATGGGCTTACTTGGTTGCGAAGATGTTTGTCCTAAACATATCCCGCTTCAGGATCAACTCGGCATTATGCGCCGCATGCTTGCTATCCATTCCGTAAAAGGAATTCTTCCAAAACGCGTTCTTGAAAAACTTCAACACAAAGGATGCTGCCATGAAAGTCATTAA
- a CDS encoding malic enzyme-like NAD(P)-binding protein, with product MALFTKEEALEYHKLPRRGKVEVIPVKPCNSQKDLSMAYSPGVAEACKAIHADPTCAALYTGKSNLVAVVSDGTAVLGLGNIGPLAGKPVMEGKGVLFKTFADIDVFDINLDVDDPDELIKIVKAMEPTFGGINLEDIKAPECFYIEEKLKELMNIPVFHDDQHGTAVISGAGLFNACEITNRKIEDLKVVVVGAGAAGIACTKFYVQMGIDPKNIFMFDSRGLIHKGRTDLNRYKSEFAQDKDYGSLAEVIQGADCFLGLSKKGLLTKNMVRSMAKDPVIFAMANPDPEITYDDAKEASPTCIMGTGRSDYPNQVNNVSGFPYIFRGALDVGATIINEEMKVAAAQALADLAKEPVPSEICDAYGVKSLSFGIDYIIPKPLDPRVLEWEVPAVAQAAMDTGVATMPIQDMEAYKKDLKQRINASHARIAPFVESYYK from the coding sequence ATGGCATTGTTCACTAAAGAAGAAGCGCTCGAATATCATAAGCTTCCACGTAGAGGTAAAGTTGAAGTTATCCCTGTAAAACCTTGTAACTCTCAGAAAGACCTCTCAATGGCATATTCTCCTGGGGTTGCAGAAGCTTGTAAGGCAATCCATGCAGACCCTACTTGCGCTGCTCTGTACACAGGTAAATCCAACCTCGTTGCTGTTGTTTCCGACGGTACAGCAGTGCTTGGTCTCGGTAATATCGGTCCTCTTGCCGGTAAACCTGTAATGGAAGGTAAAGGCGTTCTCTTTAAAACTTTCGCGGACATCGATGTATTCGACATCAACCTTGATGTTGACGACCCTGACGAACTCATCAAGATAGTTAAAGCGATGGAACCAACCTTTGGTGGTATCAACCTTGAAGACATCAAGGCTCCTGAATGCTTCTATATTGAAGAAAAATTGAAAGAACTAATGAACATTCCTGTTTTCCATGATGACCAGCACGGGACAGCGGTTATCTCCGGTGCAGGTCTCTTCAATGCCTGTGAAATCACCAACCGTAAGATTGAAGACTTAAAAGTTGTAGTTGTAGGCGCAGGCGCCGCAGGCATCGCTTGTACCAAGTTCTATGTACAGATGGGCATCGACCCTAAAAATATTTTCATGTTCGATTCCCGAGGGCTTATCCATAAAGGCCGTACTGATCTTAACCGGTATAAATCTGAATTTGCACAGGATAAAGATTACGGTTCCCTTGCAGAAGTTATTCAGGGGGCAGACTGCTTCCTTGGTCTTTCCAAGAAGGGTCTTCTTACTAAAAATATGGTTCGCTCCATGGCAAAAGATCCTGTTATCTTTGCAATGGCTAACCCTGATCCTGAAATCACCTACGATGATGCTAAAGAAGCCAGCCCAACCTGCATTATGGGTACCGGTCGTTCTGACTACCCTAACCAGGTAAATAACGTATCCGGCTTCCCGTACATCTTCCGCGGTGCCTTAGACGTAGGAGCAACAATCATCAACGAAGAAATGAAAGTTGCAGCAGCACAGGCTCTTGCCGATCTGGCCAAGGAGCCGGTTCCAAGCGAAATCTGTGATGCTTACGGCGTCAAATCTCTTTCCTTCGGTATTGATTACATCATTCCTAAGCCACTCGACCCACGAGTCCTCGAATGGGAAGTCCCTGCCGTAGCTCAGGCAGCTATGGATACTGGTGTCGCAACGATGCCTATTCAGGACATGGAAGCATACAAAAAAGATCTCAAGCAACGCATCAACGCTTCCCATGCTCGCATCGCCCCATTCGTAGAAAGCTACTACAAATAA
- a CDS encoding fumarate reductase flavoprotein subunit, whose protein sequence is MQIIYSDLLCIGAGLAGERVAVEAAKAGFDVICLSIVPPRRSHSSAAQGGMQAALGNAIMGDGDSPDIHFADTVKGSDWGCDQEVARIFADTAPIVMREVAHWGVPWNRVEAGVHTYYKGGKPFDAEEKRDKHGLIHARAFGGTAKWRTCYTADGTGRSVLNTLDSMCLRYEVGIHDRTQAEALIHDGENCLGAIVRCLKTGELKAYLATATLIATGGYGRIYRATTNAVICDGGGQIAALDTGLVPMGNMEAIQFHPTGTVPTDILVTEGCRGDGGTLLDVNEYRFMPDYEPEKAELASRDVVSRRMQEHIRKGLGVKSPYGDHLWLDIRHLGEKHITTKLREVYDICTNFLGVNPIHDLIPVRPTQHYSMGGIRTDKDGAAYGLKGLFSAGESACWDMHGFNRLGGNSLAETVVAGRYVGKKIVEFLQGHTVDFKQSAINDAHTKVAARIMEMTKSSSKQESAIQLRDEMHSIMMDNVGIFRNGKDLQTAVDQLEELIDRSKNIKLQGSAIGFNPEISLALRIPGMLKLAQCTAYGALMRTESRGAHTREDFPERNDKEWLNRTLAYWKEGKTRPELKYEEASPYFEIPPGERGYGGGKIITADIPEEKLRVPGKGAGEKKEKPSQKAS, encoded by the coding sequence ATGCAAATAATTTATAGTGATTTACTCTGTATAGGCGCAGGACTTGCCGGAGAACGTGTTGCTGTTGAAGCTGCAAAAGCCGGTTTTGATGTAATTTGTCTTTCTATCGTTCCCCCGCGTCGCTCTCACTCTTCTGCTGCACAAGGCGGCATGCAGGCAGCACTCGGTAACGCAATTATGGGTGACGGTGACAGTCCAGACATCCACTTTGCCGACACCGTAAAAGGCTCTGACTGGGGTTGTGACCAGGAAGTAGCACGTATCTTCGCAGATACAGCTCCAATCGTAATGCGCGAAGTGGCTCACTGGGGTGTGCCTTGGAACCGCGTTGAAGCTGGCGTTCACACCTATTACAAAGGTGGTAAACCATTCGACGCTGAAGAAAAACGCGATAAGCACGGCCTTATCCACGCCCGCGCATTCGGTGGCACTGCTAAATGGCGTACCTGCTACACTGCTGACGGTACCGGCCGTTCTGTTTTGAACACCCTTGATTCCATGTGCTTACGCTACGAAGTAGGTATTCATGACCGTACTCAGGCTGAAGCACTCATTCATGATGGCGAAAACTGCCTTGGCGCAATCGTCCGCTGTCTGAAAACTGGTGAATTGAAAGCATACCTTGCCACAGCCACCCTTATTGCTACCGGTGGTTATGGCCGCATCTACAGAGCTACCACAAACGCCGTTATCTGTGACGGTGGCGGTCAGATTGCAGCCCTCGATACCGGACTCGTACCTATGGGCAACATGGAAGCTATCCAGTTCCACCCAACTGGTACCGTACCTACTGATATTCTCGTTACAGAAGGCTGCCGCGGTGACGGTGGTACCCTGCTGGACGTAAACGAATACCGCTTTATGCCGGACTACGAGCCGGAAAAAGCCGAACTTGCCTCCCGTGACGTTGTATCCCGCCGTATGCAGGAACACATCCGCAAAGGACTCGGGGTTAAATCTCCTTATGGCGACCACCTCTGGCTCGACATCCGTCATCTGGGTGAAAAACACATCACTACCAAGCTTCGTGAAGTATACGATATCTGTACGAACTTCCTTGGTGTGAACCCGATCCACGACCTCATCCCTGTCCGCCCGACTCAGCACTATTCCATGGGCGGTATCCGCACCGACAAAGACGGTGCAGCTTATGGCCTGAAAGGTCTCTTCTCCGCTGGCGAATCAGCTTGCTGGGATATGCACGGTTTCAACCGCCTTGGTGGCAACTCCCTTGCCGAAACCGTTGTTGCAGGCCGCTATGTTGGTAAGAAAATTGTTGAGTTCCTGCAGGGTCATACTGTTGATTTCAAACAGTCTGCCATTAACGACGCCCACACTAAAGTGGCAGCACGCATTATGGAAATGACCAAAAGCAGCAGTAAACAGGAAAGCGCTATCCAGTTACGAGATGAAATGCACAGCATCATGATGGATAACGTAGGTATTTTCCGAAACGGTAAAGATCTGCAAACCGCCGTTGATCAACTGGAGGAGCTGATTGACCGTTCTAAAAATATCAAGCTGCAAGGCTCTGCAATCGGTTTTAATCCTGAAATCTCTCTGGCTCTCAGAATACCGGGCATGCTCAAACTGGCTCAGTGTACTGCATACGGCGCTCTCATGCGTACAGAATCACGCGGCGCGCATACTCGTGAGGACTTCCCAGAACGTAACGATAAGGAATGGCTCAACCGCACCTTGGCTTACTGGAAAGAAGGTAAGACCCGTCCTGAACTGAAATATGAAGAGGCTTCTCCATACTTTGAAATTCCTCCAGGCGAGCGTGGATATGGCGGTGGTAAAATTATTACTGCAGACATTCCTGAAGAAAAGCTTCGTGTGCCCGGTAAAGGCGCAGGCGAAAAGAAAGAAAAACCGTCCCAAAAAGCTAGCTAA
- a CDS encoding type II secretion system minor pseudopilin, translating to MPSSTQQESYIASPERGSIVVIVLIVLSALAVLAVELSKEILTDYASSTYLQSTVAGYALFDSGKAIACDVLKKDYKNSKADHQFEEWGKVNEVLVRISNEFESGDISGIIRDENSLFPINRITSPDTTDAVAYREILLRLLTQLCHDLDIHHGKPQDFLDAIRIWQGEELPDAISHDIWYQTRSKPYERPKKKLISPEELLLIYWPNAQLSDVERLYYGSKDVKGLHDLITVWGNGPINMNTACPEIISAIPTEQRYRAAFLKAATAFRNNSKNSFANNWYLPLAEDIGLSQKQIPTRALGVASDVFRISITVTIGGSELRECSIIKRTADEISTIDSFAN from the coding sequence ATGCCTTCCTCCACACAACAAGAGAGTTACATAGCATCACCGGAACGAGGTTCAATAGTCGTAATTGTCCTGATTGTATTGAGCGCTCTAGCAGTACTCGCTGTAGAGCTTTCCAAAGAAATTCTCACAGACTACGCAAGCTCAACTTATCTTCAATCAACTGTAGCTGGGTACGCACTTTTTGACTCAGGAAAAGCCATTGCATGTGATGTTCTGAAGAAGGATTACAAGAACAGCAAAGCAGACCATCAATTTGAGGAATGGGGAAAAGTTAATGAAGTACTGGTTCGCATTTCTAATGAATTCGAAAGCGGGGATATTTCCGGTATAATACGAGATGAAAACAGCCTGTTCCCCATTAACAGAATCACATCGCCAGATACTACCGACGCGGTTGCCTACAGAGAAATTTTACTCAGACTACTAACACAACTGTGCCATGACCTCGACATACATCATGGCAAGCCACAAGATTTCCTTGATGCTATCCGCATCTGGCAGGGGGAAGAACTTCCTGACGCCATAAGTCATGACATCTGGTATCAAACACGCTCTAAGCCATACGAACGTCCAAAAAAGAAATTGATTTCACCAGAAGAACTATTGCTCATTTACTGGCCAAACGCCCAACTAAGTGATGTTGAACGCCTTTACTACGGTTCAAAAGATGTCAAAGGACTACACGATCTCATTACCGTATGGGGAAACGGTCCCATTAATATGAATACAGCATGTCCTGAAATCATCTCGGCAATCCCAACAGAACAACGGTATCGTGCTGCGTTTCTAAAAGCTGCAACAGCATTTCGTAACAACAGCAAAAACAGCTTTGCGAATAATTGGTACCTCCCACTTGCTGAAGATATCGGCCTGTCACAAAAACAAATTCCAACTAGGGCGCTAGGTGTGGCCAGCGACGTATTCAGAATCTCTATTACTGTTACCATAGGAGGCAGTGAGCTCCGCGAATGCAGCATTATCAAGCGCACTGCTGATGAAATCTCCACTATTGACAGCTTCGCAAATTAA
- a CDS encoding Fe-S-containing hydro-lyase produces MPTYELTSPLKDEDVAKLRAGDVVKLSGTIYTARDAAHKRLCDMLDNNEKLPFDLKGAVIYYVGPSPAPEGRPIGSAGPTTSYRMDTYAPRLHGLGVKASVGKGKRSPEVRKALQEHIGVYFGATGGAGALLSQCITAAKVIAFDDLGPEAIRELTVENFPLLVVNDSHGNEQYAKPNFEF; encoded by the coding sequence ATGCCTACCTACGAACTGACATCGCCATTAAAAGATGAAGATGTAGCAAAACTACGTGCAGGCGACGTGGTTAAGCTTTCCGGCACGATCTATACAGCGCGCGACGCTGCCCATAAACGCCTCTGTGATATGCTGGATAACAACGAAAAACTCCCTTTCGACCTGAAAGGTGCCGTTATCTACTATGTCGGTCCTAGTCCAGCTCCAGAAGGCAGGCCAATCGGTTCAGCTGGCCCTACCACCAGCTACCGCATGGATACATATGCTCCGCGTTTGCACGGCCTTGGGGTTAAAGCAAGCGTTGGTAAAGGAAAACGCAGCCCAGAAGTACGCAAGGCACTTCAAGAACACATCGGTGTTTACTTTGGCGCAACCGGCGGCGCTGGCGCTCTTCTTTCCCAGTGCATTACAGCAGCCAAAGTAATTGCGTTTGATGACTTAGGCCCTGAGGCAATTCGAGAACTGACTGTTGAAAACTTCCCACTGCTTGTTGTGAACGACAGCCATGGTAACGAACAGTACGCTAAACCAAACTTCGAATTTTAA
- a CDS encoding cache domain-containing protein, whose protein sequence is MSDQPTITNRITLLLVFMFAFSATIGITYIYYMNKVKQDAIEESQKAMLTGYKRSIAYSIRTISDLLGNQLKNIPQEEHQAYLQKAVKDLRYDMDGYYFVYNTKGVNIAHPVHQEFVNTNRLAHADTKGHTYIAELAKAAQNGGGYTTYWFSKPEQETPLPKLAYAQMIPGTDFWVATGIYIDTIDAEQSALTRKLESHVQKAIIIVSVGTTFVLFFLVVPASFYMINTIVQPWKQMERELRHAQKMEAIGIFAGGIAHDFNNILGAIISCSELALLDIKKSMSAHEDLQRILQAANRGKALVRKIKAFSTRNSTHVQFMRPATVLQECLRLLESFIPATIDVSVRNTCDSALIYADPDQYHQILMNLCTNAVQAMDGKKGSLLIELSIREVSLDEAQEMKIAANHYVALTVRDTGTGIPQHLLERIFDPFYTTRKKIGGTGLGLSVISSIIKQNKGHISVESTPGVGTSFTVLLPYAGKSQEVAPQPLNAIQVQGGTESILFVDDDKDLAYPVEKLFSHYGYNVSLFTNSQEALNAFKVAPESFDLLLTDQMMPNLTGTELIKEIHSVKPDMPTILYSGFEGSDLCADTPSEWEELGVTKFFSKPFEPALLCEAVRQLLNKSCSTDKEPHEYTSNTHN, encoded by the coding sequence GTGTCTGACCAACCGACAATCACTAATAGAATCACGTTATTGCTGGTATTTATGTTCGCTTTTTCTGCGACCATCGGCATAACGTACATCTACTACATGAATAAAGTGAAACAGGATGCAATTGAAGAGTCGCAAAAAGCCATGCTTACCGGCTATAAGCGCAGCATAGCTTACTCCATCCGCACTATTTCAGACTTGTTGGGCAATCAACTAAAGAATATTCCTCAAGAAGAACATCAGGCTTACCTTCAAAAAGCCGTTAAAGACCTCCGCTATGACATGGACGGATACTATTTTGTGTACAACACAAAAGGCGTGAACATTGCGCACCCTGTTCATCAGGAATTTGTCAACACAAACCGGCTTGCCCACGCAGACACAAAAGGACATACGTATATCGCAGAGCTAGCCAAAGCTGCACAAAATGGCGGAGGCTACACTACGTACTGGTTCTCAAAACCTGAACAGGAAACCCCTCTCCCCAAGCTCGCGTACGCGCAAATGATTCCAGGAACCGACTTTTGGGTCGCCACAGGAATCTATATCGATACCATTGATGCAGAACAGAGCGCCCTCACCAGAAAATTAGAAAGTCATGTTCAGAAGGCGATTATAATCGTTTCCGTGGGCACAACCTTTGTACTGTTCTTTCTCGTTGTTCCCGCAAGTTTTTATATGATCAACACCATCGTGCAGCCGTGGAAACAGATGGAACGAGAATTACGACATGCGCAAAAAATGGAAGCTATAGGTATCTTTGCGGGAGGTATTGCGCACGATTTCAATAACATTCTGGGGGCGATAATTTCGTGCAGCGAACTCGCCTTACTCGACATAAAGAAAAGTATGTCAGCGCATGAAGATCTGCAGCGGATTCTTCAAGCTGCAAACCGCGGCAAGGCACTGGTGCGTAAAATTAAAGCGTTCAGCACCCGTAACAGTACCCATGTGCAGTTTATGCGCCCTGCTACTGTTCTACAGGAATGTTTACGCCTGCTTGAATCATTCATTCCTGCAACTATTGATGTTTCTGTCCGCAATACTTGTGATTCCGCCCTTATTTATGCTGACCCTGACCAGTATCACCAAATTCTCATGAACTTATGCACCAACGCTGTTCAGGCCATGGACGGGAAAAAAGGCAGCCTGCTGATTGAATTATCAATACGTGAAGTCAGCTTGGATGAAGCACAGGAAATGAAAATTGCTGCTAACCATTATGTAGCATTAACAGTAAGGGACACCGGAACCGGAATACCACAACATTTATTAGAACGTATTTTTGATCCGTTCTATACAACCCGTAAAAAGATTGGAGGAACCGGTCTAGGTCTCTCCGTAATATCCTCTATTATTAAACAAAACAAAGGACACATCAGCGTTGAAAGCACACCGGGTGTGGGAACATCCTTCACAGTACTTCTGCCGTATGCAGGAAAATCTCAAGAGGTAGCACCACAACCGCTCAACGCAATTCAAGTTCAAGGTGGGACTGAATCCATCCTCTTCGTGGATGATGACAAAGATCTGGCCTACCCTGTTGAAAAACTATTTTCACATTACGGCTATAACGTATCGCTGTTCACCAACAGTCAGGAGGCACTAAATGCTTTCAAAGTCGCCCCTGAGAGCTTCGACCTGCTGTTAACAGATCAGATGATGCCAAATTTAACTGGAACAGAGCTCATAAAAGAAATCCATTCAGTTAAACCGGATATGCCGACAATTTTATATAGCGGATTTGAAGGCAGCGACTTATGCGCTGACACTCCCTCAGAATGGGAAGAACTTGGCGTAACAAAGTTTTTCTCAAAGCCATTTGAGCCTGCGCTTCTATGTGAAGCAGTACGACAACTGCTTAATAAATCCTGCTCAACAGATAAGGAACCTCATGAATACACCAGCAATACTCATAATTGA